In Pedosphaera parvula Ellin514, the following proteins share a genomic window:
- a CDS encoding AI-2E family transporter, with amino-acid sequence MEKSSGPSLFAIIIPWRTILKIAAACLLAYITVRLSRFLALLALSLLLAIAFRPLFRWTARHHWPKSAGILACGSILFCSTALVFGLLVPAISKQGTEFIQKLPEFKERILQSPPASGVVRNLADRFFSASAYSNLEPLLKKAVTWGGVGLERMAEFFLVLILSLYLIAEGDRVYRWLIAFLPEEQRRKTAAAAEEITEVVSQYVVGNIITSVICGIYAFTVLKLLHVPNAALLAVMAGIFDLLPIIGFFLFTIPAVLLALTVSVKAAMLVAILYSAYHLAENYFIVPKVYGNRLRLSELTVLISCLAAGLIAGVIGVLLVLPIIASYPTIERIWLRPYLQRDTIQRHEELDTQEHSRVE; translated from the coding sequence ATGGAGAAAAGTTCAGGCCCCTCGCTATTTGCGATCATCATTCCCTGGCGCACCATCCTCAAGATCGCTGCCGCCTGTCTGCTGGCATACATCACCGTGCGACTCTCCCGCTTCCTTGCATTACTCGCCCTCTCGCTCCTGCTCGCCATTGCCTTCCGGCCACTGTTTCGATGGACCGCCCGGCACCATTGGCCAAAATCGGCTGGTATCCTTGCCTGCGGCTCGATTCTCTTTTGTTCCACCGCCCTCGTCTTTGGACTCCTCGTACCGGCTATCTCAAAGCAGGGAACAGAATTCATCCAAAAACTTCCGGAGTTCAAAGAGCGCATACTCCAAAGCCCGCCCGCATCCGGAGTCGTCCGCAATCTGGCCGACCGATTTTTCAGCGCCTCGGCTTACTCCAACCTGGAACCATTGCTCAAGAAAGCTGTTACTTGGGGCGGCGTGGGACTGGAAAGAATGGCTGAGTTCTTCCTGGTGCTCATCCTTTCGCTCTACCTGATCGCGGAAGGAGACCGCGTGTACCGATGGCTCATCGCCTTTCTGCCCGAAGAGCAACGTCGCAAAACAGCCGCTGCTGCAGAAGAAATCACGGAGGTGGTCAGCCAGTACGTAGTCGGAAACATCATCACCTCGGTGATCTGCGGCATATACGCATTTACTGTCCTTAAACTGCTGCACGTGCCCAACGCCGCCCTGCTCGCCGTGATGGCAGGCATTTTTGATTTATTGCCGATCATTGGATTCTTCCTGTTCACCATTCCCGCAGTGCTGCTCGCCCTCACAGTTTCAGTGAAAGCCGCAATGCTGGTGGCTATCCTCTACAGCGCATACCACTTGGCCGAAAACTACTTCATCGTGCCGAAAGTGTACGGGAACCGCTTGAGGCTTTCAGAACTGACCGTCCTCATCTCATGCCTCGCCGCCGGACTCATTGCCGGCGTAATCGGCGTACTCCTCGTCCTCCCCATCATCGCGAGCTATCCCACCATCGAACGCATCTGGCTCCGCCCCTACCTCCAACGCGACACCATTCAACGCCACGAAGAACTCGATACACAGGAACACTCCAGAGTTGAATAA